The following are encoded together in the Parabacteroides chongii genome:
- a CDS encoding glycoside hydrolase family 3 N-terminal domain-containing protein, translating to MKRKTMLLCLSLSCSLGIHSLAATSDFPYKNPKLSVEQRVSDLLGRMTLEEKVGQLNMKSLNRLKIDKKGKVTVGSLDSLFNGESIGCLESPFIEHEKIAVYSEAADQYLRTKTRLGIPAIQIAECLHGHMALGATIFPQSIGLGSTWNPELIREMAGVIAEEALLAGVDQALSPLFDIARDPRYGRVEECYGEDPYLVKEMGVAFVKGLQGEPEQSAKGIAPGKLAAMGKHFVAYSKPEAGINIAPALVGERELREDHLYPFEAAVKEANIYSIMPGYHEIDGVPIHASKWLLKDVLRDEWGFKGYIFSDYGAIGMMNYLHHTADGPKETGFQAITAGVDVEAPSAYGYKHLVELVKEGRLPESVIDERVRCVLTMKFKMGLFDRPFKVHKNDQQKVHTKENVDLARRIAEESIVLLQNNDNILPLDKSKLKSLAVIGPNADKVQFGDYSPTKNNDYGVTVLQGLREYLGDEVKVNYALGCGITSLFTDSIDSAVEIAKNSDAVVLVLGGTSQTLSGIGWGDENSKELATCGEGYDRNELDFPGVQPQLLEAVAATGKPIVLVMINGRPLTIGEEAKKVNAVVEAWYPGERGGEAVARILFGEVNPSGRLSMTFPPTTGHIPMYAAQKPSARGFYKSPGTPENPGRDYVFAHPKPLFCFGHGMSYTTFEYKNMHIKEADDVVKVTCELANTGKRDGAEVAQLYIRDVVSSTSTPLKALKAFKKVYLKAGETKTIELVVKKEDLKVWNPEMKKVLEPGEFKVMIGSSVEDIRLDGSFEVM from the coding sequence ATGAAAAGAAAAACAATGCTGTTATGCCTATCCCTAAGTTGTAGTTTAGGCATTCATTCTCTGGCGGCCACGTCAGATTTTCCTTACAAAAATCCGAAATTATCCGTAGAACAACGCGTCAGTGATTTGCTGGGACGTATGACGTTGGAAGAAAAAGTAGGCCAGTTGAATATGAAAAGTCTGAACCGGCTGAAAATAGACAAAAAGGGAAAGGTGACGGTCGGTTCCTTGGATTCCCTTTTCAATGGTGAGAGTATCGGTTGCCTGGAAAGTCCCTTTATCGAACACGAAAAGATTGCGGTTTATTCGGAAGCAGCCGACCAATATCTGCGGACAAAGACCCGGTTGGGTATCCCCGCCATTCAGATTGCCGAGTGTCTGCACGGACATATGGCACTGGGGGCAACTATTTTCCCTCAATCGATCGGCTTGGGCTCGACATGGAATCCGGAGTTGATCCGGGAAATGGCTGGCGTGATAGCCGAGGAAGCCCTGCTCGCCGGTGTGGATCAGGCTCTTTCTCCTTTGTTCGACATAGCCAGAGATCCCCGCTACGGACGTGTCGAAGAATGCTATGGGGAGGACCCTTATCTGGTAAAGGAGATGGGGGTAGCTTTTGTGAAAGGGTTACAAGGTGAGCCGGAACAGTCCGCAAAGGGGATAGCTCCCGGGAAGCTGGCAGCTATGGGAAAGCATTTTGTTGCCTATTCCAAACCGGAAGCCGGAATTAATATTGCTCCGGCATTGGTTGGAGAAAGAGAATTGAGGGAAGATCACCTGTATCCTTTTGAGGCAGCGGTGAAAGAGGCCAATATCTATAGTATTATGCCTGGTTACCATGAGATAGACGGCGTGCCTATCCATGCCAGTAAATGGTTGTTGAAGGATGTACTTCGCGATGAATGGGGATTCAAAGGATATATCTTCTCCGACTATGGGGCTATAGGTATGATGAATTATCTCCACCATACAGCCGACGGACCAAAGGAAACAGGCTTTCAGGCCATAACAGCCGGAGTGGATGTGGAAGCTCCCAGTGCATACGGATATAAACATTTGGTAGAACTGGTCAAGGAGGGTCGGTTACCTGAGTCGGTTATTGACGAGCGTGTAAGGTGTGTTCTTACGATGAAATTTAAGATGGGACTGTTCGATCGTCCCTTTAAAGTGCATAAAAACGATCAACAGAAAGTCCATACGAAGGAAAATGTGGATTTGGCAAGGCGTATAGCTGAGGAGTCTATTGTTTTGTTACAAAATAATGATAACATACTGCCATTGGATAAAAGCAAACTGAAATCTTTGGCTGTGATCGGTCCGAATGCCGATAAAGTGCAGTTTGGTGATTACAGTCCTACGAAAAATAACGACTATGGTGTTACTGTCCTTCAGGGATTAAGGGAATACCTAGGGGATGAGGTAAAGGTCAATTACGCTCTCGGCTGTGGTATCACATCGTTGTTTACCGACAGTATCGATTCGGCAGTAGAGATTGCAAAGAATAGTGATGCGGTTGTATTGGTACTGGGTGGTACAAGCCAAACACTTTCGGGTATTGGCTGGGGTGATGAAAACTCCAAAGAACTGGCTACGTGCGGTGAAGGCTATGATCGTAACGAATTGGATTTTCCAGGTGTTCAGCCACAACTGCTCGAAGCCGTTGCCGCTACCGGTAAACCGATCGTGCTTGTGATGATAAACGGTCGTCCGCTGACGATTGGCGAAGAGGCGAAGAAGGTGAATGCGGTTGTCGAAGCCTGGTATCCGGGAGAGAGAGGTGGAGAGGCTGTAGCGCGTATACTGTTTGGAGAGGTCAATCCTTCCGGTCGTCTTAGCATGACCTTTCCTCCAACGACAGGGCATATACCTATGTATGCTGCTCAGAAACCATCTGCCAGAGGTTTCTACAAGAGTCCGGGAACGCCGGAAAATCCCGGTCGTGATTATGTCTTTGCACATCCGAAACCCTTGTTCTGCTTTGGTCATGGTATGAGCTATACTACATTCGAATATAAAAACATGCATATAAAAGAAGCGGACGATGTGGTGAAGGTTACTTGCGAACTAGCCAACACAGGTAAGCGTGACGGGGCAGAGGTCGCGCAGTTATATATCCGTGATGTGGTGAGTAGCACCAGTACACCGCTAAAGGCTCTTAAAGCTTTTAAGAAAGTATATCTTAAAGCTGGTGAGACAAAGACAATCGAGCTTGTCGTGAAAAAGGAAGATCTGAAGGTATGGAATCCGGAGATGAAGAAAGTATTGGAGCCGGGCGAGTTTAAGGTGATGATAGGTTCTTCGGTTGAGGATATCAGGTTGGATGGCAGTTTTGAGGTGATGTAA
- a CDS encoding glycoside hydrolase family 97 protein produces the protein MNKRILSGAFLIALLGMCSSCTNNDYTLSSPDGNLVMQLRPNEEGEWTYSFQAEGTPLINESELGFELVGDDDIPGEGWKVNDVSKRKVRDVWKPIWGKRTEVDDHFNEVVLELSRKGAFPEKITLVARAYNDGVAFQYRIPEDLAGEAKVESEETSYNFAGDYTAWYYNGEYHNLGPERLTETGEERLPVMTIQAGDRHFMAIHEADLRTGEPLRLKSEKGKTEFTVASKPSALVPGYASAWRVIMHGNQPGELVDSHLIELLNPDPDPSYDFSWVKPSVALWDWRIDGAEWEGFRYTMSYPSWIRMVDFAAEQGFKYLVLDANWYGPEFESDSDPTKGDKARDVQKLIAYGKEKGVGIWLYLNDVGGRQYPIEETLKQYGEWGAAGVKYGFMSGTQEEKNHRTRMITELCAQNHLLVDYHDGPVHPYGQMRTWPNAVTREYNFAQLDAHRVFEPKTFVTSVFVNMVAGPLDMNNGMFDLRQGPTTRVDNNQECPSTVVSEAARTLITFSGATILPDIPEYYKKYPELLDFISSQKMPWKESRTLQGVIGEYIVMMRQTEEAYLVGAATNESGRTINLALDFLPEGNYLAEVVEDGDNGHYLNNRETYKASKKEVTSKDTITLTLAPGGGACLKIAKSK, from the coding sequence ATGAATAAACGAATTCTATCAGGAGCCTTTCTGATCGCTCTATTGGGAATGTGCTCATCATGTACAAATAACGACTATACATTATCCTCACCCGACGGCAACCTGGTTATGCAACTCCGTCCGAATGAGGAGGGAGAGTGGACCTATTCTTTCCAGGCGGAAGGCACTCCGCTCATCAACGAATCTGAATTGGGCTTTGAACTGGTTGGTGACGATGACATACCGGGCGAAGGCTGGAAAGTCAATGATGTCTCCAAGAGAAAAGTGCGCGATGTGTGGAAACCGATATGGGGAAAACGTACGGAGGTGGATGACCATTTCAATGAAGTGGTCCTTGAATTGAGCCGTAAGGGTGCTTTCCCGGAAAAGATAACCTTGGTAGCACGTGCCTACAACGACGGTGTAGCTTTCCAATACCGTATTCCTGAAGACCTGGCGGGAGAGGCCAAGGTGGAATCGGAAGAAACCTCCTACAACTTTGCCGGCGATTATACGGCATGGTATTACAACGGAGAATATCACAACCTAGGTCCGGAAAGACTGACGGAAACCGGAGAGGAACGATTGCCGGTAATGACGATCCAAGCCGGCGACCGCCATTTTATGGCTATCCATGAGGCAGACCTGCGTACGGGTGAACCGCTCCGGTTGAAGTCGGAGAAAGGGAAAACGGAATTTACCGTGGCTTCCAAACCGTCTGCCTTAGTCCCCGGATATGCCTCCGCCTGGCGTGTCATCATGCACGGCAACCAGCCGGGTGAACTGGTCGACTCGCATTTAATAGAACTTCTCAACCCCGACCCGGATCCTTCGTATGACTTCTCCTGGGTAAAACCGAGCGTCGCCCTGTGGGATTGGCGTATCGACGGTGCGGAATGGGAAGGCTTTAGGTATACGATGTCTTACCCTTCCTGGATTCGGATGGTTGACTTCGCGGCCGAACAAGGCTTCAAGTATCTGGTGCTGGATGCCAACTGGTATGGTCCAGAGTTTGAATCAGATTCTGATCCGACAAAGGGAGACAAGGCACGCGATGTGCAAAAGCTGATTGCGTATGGAAAGGAAAAGGGCGTAGGCATCTGGCTATATCTGAATGATGTGGGAGGACGTCAATACCCTATCGAGGAGACGTTGAAGCAATATGGCGAATGGGGTGCAGCTGGTGTGAAATACGGGTTTATGAGCGGAACGCAGGAGGAGAAAAACCATCGTACACGGATGATTACCGAACTATGTGCCCAAAATCATCTGCTGGTGGATTACCACGACGGCCCTGTACACCCTTATGGACAGATGCGTACTTGGCCGAATGCCGTCACGCGCGAATACAATTTTGCCCAGTTGGATGCTCATCGTGTGTTCGAACCGAAGACCTTCGTCACTTCCGTATTCGTCAATATGGTGGCCGGTCCGCTGGATATGAACAACGGTATGTTCGACCTGCGCCAGGGACCTACCACCCGCGTGGACAATAATCAGGAATGTCCTTCGACTGTCGTATCTGAGGCGGCTCGCACCTTGATAACCTTCTCCGGTGCCACCATTCTTCCGGATATCCCTGAGTATTATAAGAAATATCCGGAGTTGCTCGATTTCATCTCTTCCCAGAAGATGCCTTGGAAGGAGAGTCGTACATTGCAAGGTGTAATTGGCGAATACATAGTCATGATGCGTCAGACGGAGGAGGCTTATCTGGTAGGCGCAGCCACGAATGAATCCGGTCGTACCATCAACTTGGCGCTTGATTTTCTGCCTGAAGGTAACTATTTGGCTGAGGTTGTGGAGGATGGAGATAATGGGCATTATCTAAACAATCGAGAAACGTATAAAGCATCGAAGAAAGAGGTGACCAGTAAGGATACGATTACGCTTACGTTGGCACCAGGCGGAGGCGCTTGTTTGAAAATTGCAAAGAGTAAGTAA
- a CDS encoding right-handed parallel beta-helix repeat-containing protein: protein MKNIVLSILTLWFINPGVYADQVVYLSPTGSDDGKGTVESPYYSLNKAIDGQLDNRSETDTLFIKVATGNYYMDRPFVIDRPSSRPIIIQSDGDVGKPCFIGGVSVKGWQKYGDKLYRAYVPEVTRYGLEFEQLYVNGKRAILARTPNTDWHYVKSSSEIPFVKGVRFADYAVQRINLNQEDWQEMSKLQPSDLQQLKFRFYHKWDITHKRAAYVDVDSAFIYVNGKGMHPWNQIREGSRYLMYDYMEALDTPGEWYLDRNTGYLYYMPYEGENMETAESFVPSLEQLVVFKGEAGSPVKHVTFENISFKYSSYRMPEHGEEPMQAAAFTKAALSFDFSEYISLINCEIGHIGTYAVWFRQECHNNKVEHCYLADLGAGGIKIGEPYFRSDNRKVTSHNVIHNNIITHVGRELPSGIGVAIFHSSDNQVTHNEISDLYYSGVSVGWVWGYNDSPDLWTHHLNFRGEAEFYQAKLKSPAVRNIISYNHIHHIGWGELSDMGAVYTLGESEGTKVTNNVIHDVLSYDYGGWGLYTDEGSTGVEMSNNLVYRCKSGGFHQHYGKDNKIENNIFAFGHYYQAQYTRAESHLSFHFKHNIILQEQGETLAGAWETGLLDIDSNLYWHLNGEPKFGKYAFKEWKKLKEPHSVYADPLFKAPLSDDYTFLSAKAVRKIGFKPFDYSKAGVYGKKDWVEKARLSPQTLDDFQQKSRERLKK from the coding sequence ATGAAAAATATAGTTTTATCAATACTAACACTATGGTTTATAAATCCCGGAGTATATGCAGACCAGGTTGTCTACTTGTCTCCTACGGGTAGTGACGATGGGAAAGGAACCGTCGAATCACCTTATTATTCACTGAATAAAGCGATAGATGGGCAGTTGGATAACCGGAGTGAAACGGATACTTTGTTTATAAAGGTGGCAACAGGCAACTATTATATGGATCGTCCTTTTGTTATTGATCGACCGTCTTCTCGTCCTATTATCATCCAATCGGACGGAGACGTAGGTAAACCTTGTTTCATAGGTGGTGTGTCTGTTAAGGGTTGGCAAAAATATGGAGATAAGTTATACCGGGCTTATGTGCCGGAGGTGACCCGTTATGGATTGGAGTTTGAGCAATTATATGTAAATGGAAAGCGGGCAATTCTGGCCCGTACTCCCAATACGGACTGGCATTATGTAAAAAGTTCTTCCGAGATTCCCTTTGTGAAGGGTGTCCGCTTTGCTGATTATGCCGTTCAGCGGATTAATCTCAATCAGGAAGACTGGCAGGAGATGAGTAAACTACAACCTTCCGATTTGCAACAGTTGAAATTCCGGTTTTATCACAAATGGGATATCACTCATAAACGTGCGGCCTATGTGGATGTCGATTCAGCTTTTATTTATGTGAATGGGAAGGGGATGCATCCCTGGAACCAGATACGGGAAGGTTCCCGCTATTTGATGTATGATTATATGGAAGCGTTGGATACACCGGGCGAATGGTATCTTGACAGGAATACGGGATATCTGTATTATATGCCTTATGAAGGGGAGAACATGGAAACTGCCGAGTCCTTTGTACCTTCGCTTGAACAGCTGGTTGTGTTTAAAGGGGAAGCCGGAAGTCCGGTGAAACATGTGACATTTGAAAACATCTCTTTTAAATATAGTTCCTATCGAATGCCGGAACATGGAGAAGAGCCTATGCAGGCGGCTGCCTTTACTAAAGCTGCGTTATCATTTGATTTCTCCGAATATATATCTTTGATCAATTGCGAAATAGGTCATATCGGAACTTACGCTGTCTGGTTCAGGCAAGAGTGTCACAATAATAAAGTGGAACATTGTTACCTGGCTGATTTGGGTGCTGGTGGTATTAAAATTGGCGAACCTTATTTCAGGTCAGATAATCGTAAGGTCACCAGCCATAATGTGATACATAATAATATCATAACGCATGTCGGACGTGAATTACCCAGTGGTATTGGAGTTGCTATCTTTCATAGTAGCGATAATCAAGTGACTCATAACGAGATTTCCGATCTATACTATTCCGGCGTTTCTGTCGGTTGGGTGTGGGGATATAATGACTCTCCGGATCTTTGGACACATCATCTCAATTTTAGGGGAGAAGCTGAGTTTTACCAGGCAAAACTGAAAAGTCCGGCTGTCAGGAATATCATCTCATATAACCATATCCATCATATCGGCTGGGGAGAACTGTCGGATATGGGAGCTGTTTATACGCTAGGTGAATCGGAAGGAACAAAGGTGACAAATAATGTCATACATGATGTCTTGTCTTATGACTATGGTGGATGGGGACTTTATACCGATGAAGGATCTACCGGTGTTGAGATGAGTAATAATCTGGTATATAGATGTAAAAGTGGTGGCTTCCACCAGCATTACGGCAAGGATAATAAGATAGAGAACAATATCTTTGCTTTCGGTCATTATTACCAGGCACAATACACCCGTGCCGAATCGCATTTGTCGTTCCATTTCAAGCATAATATTATCTTGCAGGAGCAGGGGGAAACATTGGCCGGTGCCTGGGAGACAGGTTTGTTGGATATTGATTCTAATCTGTATTGGCATTTGAACGGTGAACCGAAGTTTGGCAAATATGCATTCAAAGAATGGAAGAAGCTGAAAGAACCTCATTCCGTCTATGCCGACCCTCTGTTTAAGGCTCCTTTGTCGGATGATTATACCTTTTTATCTGCAAAGGCTGTTCGTAAAATAGGTTTTAAGCCTTTTGATTATTCGAAAGCAGGAGTTTACGGGAAAAAAGACTGGGTAGAGAAGGCCCGCCTGAGTCCGCAGACGTTGGATGACTTTCAACAGAAAAGTCGGGAACGATTGAAGAAATAA
- a CDS encoding AraC family transcriptional regulator, whose amino-acid sequence MAKVELGFSGERFIYLPIPMINLMEDSPLTGDLYLYSMGFFARASHHYINRPEGCDEYLFIYCKDGRGWVELYGKRKILEANQFIILPRHIPHAYGADEENPWTIYWLHFRGSKAPLFSSRFDKPTSVPPSAQSRIEERIDLFEEMFNTLNESTDMDHMHYANLCFAHFLGSFLFINIYRKQFRQKEYSENVINRVVHFMNDNIESNLKITDFANFCGYSESYFYRKFVKEIGHPPMDYFIRLKIDKACKLLIQTDMKVNQIAHKLGFKESQYFSRTFSNVMGVSPLEFRKQNFKL is encoded by the coding sequence ATGGCAAAAGTAGAACTTGGTTTTTCCGGCGAACGTTTCATCTATCTGCCGATCCCTATGATCAATCTGATGGAAGACAGTCCCCTCACAGGCGACCTGTATCTTTATTCCATGGGCTTTTTTGCTCGTGCTTCCCACCATTATATAAACCGTCCCGAAGGATGTGACGAATATCTGTTCATTTATTGCAAGGACGGACGGGGATGGGTCGAATTATACGGAAAACGGAAAATACTGGAGGCTAATCAATTCATCATACTTCCACGCCACATTCCGCATGCTTACGGAGCAGACGAAGAAAATCCCTGGACCATTTACTGGTTACATTTCAGAGGAAGCAAAGCGCCTCTTTTCTCCTCCCGTTTCGATAAGCCAACGTCGGTTCCTCCCTCAGCACAGTCGCGGATAGAGGAACGGATCGATTTGTTTGAAGAGATGTTCAATACTCTGAATGAGAGTACGGACATGGATCATATGCATTATGCCAATCTATGTTTTGCTCATTTCCTGGGATCGTTCCTTTTTATCAATATTTATCGCAAGCAGTTCCGCCAAAAGGAATATTCGGAAAACGTGATCAACCGGGTAGTACATTTCATGAATGATAATATCGAATCGAACCTGAAGATTACGGACTTTGCCAACTTCTGCGGTTATTCGGAATCCTACTTCTACCGTAAATTTGTCAAAGAGATCGGACATCCCCCAATGGACTATTTCATCCGCCTGAAAATAGACAAAGCCTGCAAGCTCCTGATCCAGACAGATATGAAGGTGAATCAGATAGCTCACAAGCTTGGCTTTAAAGAGTCTCAATACTTTTCCCGTACGTTTTCCAATGTGATGGGGGTTTCTCCACTAGAGTTCAGAAAGCAGAATTTCAAGTTATAA
- a CDS encoding DUF4838 domain-containing protein, whose protein sequence is MKIYQHLILGGVVAMSLLLSCQNGPLILTDQGRSDYVIVVSSDVTESERHAANEFSRLLALSSGVTLPVVLDTESDGRHEILIGASSHTDIDTTQLAEDGFTIRTEGRRLSIVGGKDKGTLYGVYFFFDQYLGYRCLSSEVFEYPKLEQVEVGKIDDTQVPVNLFRDTHYRDAFDPFYSDWHKIDHCTLDGVTDGEWGYMVHTFELLVPPAEYFKTHPEYYALIDGKRNPAQLCLSNPEVFDVLVKNLEDAMAQFPKATYWSVSQNDNYGYCRCEKCAKLDEQEESHSGSVLDFVNRVAERFPDKVISTLAYQYSRKPPRSIVPRENVQIMLCNIESERQAPIATNPNDNFGDDLRAWGKLTRDIMIWDYVVQFRNLVSPFPNLRVLQPNIRFFVENGTNAHFQQGNREIGGEFYELRQYLIARLLWNPNCDINAEMDDFLKHYYHEAAPYIRRYIDLMHDELEASGEKLGIFMNPEDYCEKGFLRDELMERYEAIFTQAMKAVDGQPEILQRVKVAHMPLTYALFNIAKKRGTADRRCFEQIDGKWRTRPEILTRLDEFVTLCRETGVTRLSEWHTTPDEYDVQMHEFFQGIH, encoded by the coding sequence ATGAAGATATACCAACATTTAATACTTGGAGGGGTAGTGGCGATGTCGCTACTCCTCTCTTGTCAAAACGGTCCATTAATATTAACTGACCAGGGACGAAGTGACTATGTAATTGTAGTATCTTCGGATGTTACAGAAAGTGAACGACATGCCGCTAATGAGTTTAGCCGGTTATTGGCTTTGAGTAGCGGTGTTACTTTACCGGTGGTTTTGGATACGGAGTCTGACGGGCGGCATGAAATTTTGATAGGTGCCTCCTCGCATACCGATATTGATACAACCCAACTTGCAGAAGACGGATTTACGATTCGGACAGAAGGAAGACGCTTGTCGATTGTTGGTGGCAAAGATAAAGGAACATTATACGGAGTTTATTTTTTCTTTGATCAATATCTTGGATATCGTTGTCTTTCATCCGAGGTATTTGAGTATCCGAAACTTGAACAGGTTGAGGTTGGGAAGATAGATGATACACAGGTACCGGTTAATCTATTCCGTGATACGCATTATCGTGATGCGTTTGATCCGTTCTACTCTGATTGGCATAAGATCGATCATTGTACGTTAGACGGCGTGACGGATGGTGAATGGGGATATATGGTTCATACATTTGAATTGTTGGTTCCGCCTGCTGAATATTTTAAAACACATCCCGAATATTATGCGTTGATTGACGGAAAGAGGAATCCGGCTCAGTTGTGTCTTTCCAATCCGGAGGTATTTGATGTGCTGGTGAAGAATTTGGAAGATGCGATGGCTCAGTTTCCGAAAGCCACCTACTGGTCGGTCAGCCAGAATGACAACTATGGGTATTGCCGTTGTGAGAAATGTGCGAAACTGGATGAGCAGGAAGAGAGTCACAGCGGTTCAGTCTTGGATTTTGTGAATCGGGTGGCTGAGCGTTTCCCCGACAAAGTAATTTCAACGTTGGCCTATCAATATAGCCGTAAGCCGCCTCGCTCAATCGTTCCGCGTGAAAATGTGCAGATTATGCTTTGTAATATTGAGTCGGAGCGCCAAGCACCTATTGCTACCAATCCGAATGATAACTTTGGTGACGATCTTCGTGCTTGGGGTAAACTGACTCGGGATATTATGATTTGGGATTATGTCGTACAGTTTAGAAACCTGGTAAGTCCGTTCCCGAACTTACGGGTCTTGCAACCGAACATTCGGTTTTTCGTAGAGAATGGAACGAATGCCCATTTCCAACAAGGGAACCGGGAAATAGGCGGTGAGTTTTATGAATTGCGCCAGTATTTGATTGCTCGTTTGCTTTGGAACCCCAATTGCGACATCAATGCAGAAATGGATGATTTCTTGAAACACTATTATCACGAGGCAGCCCCTTATATCCGCCGGTATATTGATCTGATGCATGATGAACTGGAGGCTTCCGGTGAGAAGTTGGGTATCTTTATGAATCCGGAAGATTATTGCGAAAAAGGTTTTTTGCGGGATGAGTTGATGGAGCGTTACGAAGCTATATTTACTCAGGCAATGAAGGCCGTCGACGGACAACCGGAAATATTACAACGGGTGAAGGTGGCTCATATGCCACTTACGTATGCTTTGTTTAATATAGCGAAAAAAAGAGGAACGGCAGATAGGCGTTGCTTCGAACAGATAGATGGAAAATGGCGTACGCGTCCGGAAATTCTGACTCGTCTGGATGAGTTCGTTACCCTTTGCCGTGAGACAGGAGTTACACGTCTTTCGGAGTGGCATACGACACCGGATGAGTATGATGTACAGATGCATGAGTTCTTTCAGGGTATCCATTAA